In Mangifera indica cultivar Alphonso chromosome 14, CATAS_Mindica_2.1, whole genome shotgun sequence, the DNA window taatacaattgagagagagagagagagagaggaatgGTTACCTGTCCATTGACGAACGAATTAGACACAAATGCGTCTCGCTGTgctaaagaaaagaaaatgtcataAACCATTCGTAATACAACATTAATTAATGAACAGTAGCATTAAAGAAAtccttcaaatatattttttactttttatatttcttctgTTTTATCTTTTAGCAATTCTAATATGCTTTTTAAcagaaataattgaaatatatatatttttatataaaatattgaccgcttgttttaattttaatttcatggaTATTCTGTTGAAAGAGAAATTTAGTAAATgggaaaaacaaaacatatatttttatttcagcaACTTCAGTTCATTCTAAATTTACAGGGTAGTTCAACCAAATCTTTAAACATATCAAAGCACGTTTTAATTCAACATCCAACTTACTAGTATAAATATCTTCAATTTCACACTCCACACGATGAGACACCGACTCAATCCACTTAACAATAGGTATTGATAAGAAATCACGAGCCATTGTAGCTAGTATTGGATAAGTTGGAGAATTCACACACCACCATTCCAATATATCAAACTCTTCATACAAAGGAACCCTGGAGTCTTGCAAATAGCGGTCAAATTCTGATTTTGTTGAAACAAACTCATTTGCATGCTGTGAAAATGCATATGCTCTCCCCATCGATTTGACATCCTTTGCATAGTCATTGTAAATATTTACAACACTATCAAAGATTTTCTTAAAGTGGAAGTCTGCCTCATTATCGTAAATTTCTTTGTAGAAATGCTCTACAATATCCACTTTAAATCTTGGATCCAGAATCACTGTGATTACATATAACATCTTAGAGTTGCCGCaatattcatcaaaacattCTCTGCAACGTAATGCAGCAAGGCGAAAGTACTGATTCTCAGTTTTTTTGAACCGTagcaattttgaaaaaaagtgataaattaTAGGGAAACACTCATTTGCCAATTTAGATTCACATTCAGATTCCAGCAGTTCCTCAATATCATTTTCCATATCTTTTAACACAACCATAAAGCTGTGCAGTGAAGTTGCATCATCCCAATCAAAACCGATAGACTTGAAATCAGGATCTGTATGCTCAAATTCACAAAATGCTTCTTTATTTCTCATTATCCAATCAAGCAAATCGTAATACAAAGTAAAACTACCAAAAAATATGGAAGCTCCTTTTATACCCATGGACACTGTTTCTACTGCTAAttcatacatatatttgtttgatgATGTCAAGCAGTAGCATCGAAGATCCCACACTTTCGTGAaaatctcaatctcatttttcaacAACTCGTCGATAACTTTACCTTCAAAATCCACTAAGAAAGTATAACATCTACGATAAATCCCAATACAAGGAAGTGAAGCTCTTTCATGAAGCCACTTGTCAAACTTGGTAACGTCTAATTTTCCAGTATCGTCAACATGCATAGACAAACTTCTTTTGTCTATGTTCCAATCTTGAAACAAATGCTTCAAAGGATTTTCATTTAAACCTCCCATGCCATCAGTATGAATAATCCTCTTCTTCATATCATCATTCTCCAAATGAATTGTCCTCTTCTTCAATTCCCAATTATCATCAATAGACCAGATTGTTACATACCAAACAGGAAAGTGGATCCCTTCCCGTTCAATTGTTACATTAACAGAACCTGGGAGTTTATCTAAATATTTGTGCAACTTATCATTTTCTTGTTCATAAACATTAAGTATATCGTCCGTTATACCGTTCAATCCATACTTGATAATCCTTCGCACCAAATTGGAGTCATTCAATTCCTGATCAATCACACTTACCTTTTCTGTTTTATCTATTAATCCAGCTGGATTTCTCAAACCTAGGCAACTTTCTAGATGATTATTCAGATGTGTGATTTCACTCTTACTTAATTGTACAAACTCTTTCTTGCAGTGTTTACATTGAGCCCATTCCTTCTCATCTTTGCCTACATACTTTGTAAAGTGCTCCCAAACATTTGACCACCTTTTTCGCTTAGAGCTTGATGAGCAGTCCCCTTCTTGATTTATCAGCAGATCAATCCCTTGATTTAAAGTAGGTTCAAAGTTGGCATCTTGTTCTCTAATTTGAGTGATTTTCTGTTAACATAGAAACAAATCTAcacctaataaataataaaatgcaaattcaaactgataatttctctttaaatcGACCaagtcaattattatttttctttaattgaggcatatattataaataattatagaaaaaacatttttactaaaacattatcattatcatgtaattaagagTGAGAACATTAATGAAGAGTAGCGTTTAAGGAACCTGTCGACGTCGTAGATCTGCTCTATAGACATTGAAAGAGACAGGTGCTCCTCCCTTTTGTGCTACAGATTCAATTTCCTTCACATATTTAATGGACGAAGCTATGTCAGTTCAGATTAAACAAAGCAGGAACAAAAACATCAACAGATTGAATGgacccaatttttatttttgtatttctttaatgGGAAATACATGCAGGGAGTGCTTATTGTGATGATCAGAAGTTCCAGGTACTTAACAATGAAGAACTATAACAGACAGTAcacaacaattataaaaaattaaaaaaaaaaacatggagAGAAATGAAGTACATGTTAGTATGTAATGTTACTACCTGTATTTGTTGTTGAAGATATTGAAAATAGGTCATGATTTCAGAAACCCTTCCCGCCTTTTCTGGGATCTGGCTGTAACGTTTTACTAGATCCCGCAAACAATTCATTCCCTCACTGATTTGTTTCTTTCCCTTCTACATAGATCACACACACATCGCATCAGAGAGACATAATTTTGTATGTAGATGGGCAAGAAAATAAATACTTACTTGAATTTGATCCATCTTTTTCCCCGCTAATTCCATATGAAGCTTTTGAGTAAGAAATCAGAGTGAGCTTTGTGTGCAAATATACAGAGCAAGTCAGAAAGTTAAAAAAGGAGGGGTGGTGCTTGGAGTCAAAAAGTTAAGAAGGAATCTTATCACTACTTTGATTTGCGCGTTATGGGGTCcacatatttatttcttttcctaCGAAAAGAAGgataactaattaaaaataattatatttaaaccctatggagaaataagaaaaattaattaaaataattttttaaactgaacctactttttattgattttacaaAGGCCACGACTAACCAACTGTTCACCAAATACCCATTATTCTGAAAAATTTTCACCAAATACgcattattttgataaattttattattgttatcaaagataaaaattattatttaataaaaatatttaaaaattataaatttatcacatttttctcttgaattaaaaaactaataatttttcttattttttcctctccaaaaatttaaaaaatgactatttcccctTTAGagtttatatttttcctttacaACTTCTTTGATGGCTGGAGCCAACCAACCTCTATCTGCCCATCTCTCAAACAAGGATGGTTTGTTGGCTGACAATTCATTAACAAGGATTTTTGTGCTGCACATATCAATCAAACGAAAGTTTAAGCCTTCATTCGATCGATACGATTTGTGTGATGCCTAAATCCTCGCTGATAAATCATCAACCAACGTCTTGTTGGTCAATGATTCATCCTCGTCTAAGAGATAAGAGGGTAGAGGTTGGTCAACTCTGATTGCTAGAAAAATGACAAGAGAGATTGTAAACTTTGTGTAAGGAGaaagtgagaaaaaattgttaatttttaaactggagaaaaaatatgatgaatttataattcttttaaatattgttattaaataataattttattattaataaaaacagtaaaaattaataaaaaataaaaatttaataaaaatttaggttttactTATATAAAGTTGAGACCCAACTTTTTATCATAAGTAATCTAATGGTTTATGTGGCAACATTATATTGTGATCAGAGAAGCTAATCATTTATCTTGTTTAGTGTAACTAGATTTACTGGAACTCCGAGTCTCTACAAGTGTTATTGGACTTCTCCTGCTACAAAAACTACCCAACTTGTTTCAAGCAATATTATACTCTTtcacttgaaaagaaaaagactcTTTCATTGTTTCAAGCAATAATTTCAAGCCCAGACCAAATATTGACCTGATGAAGGATTTTGTCTAGATCAACTGATGATTAGAactatgttttgtttaaataaatataaagaaaaattcaatgtaattttgcttatttattcaataaatattaaatctagattacatttattaaaattgaatttggctTGGTAAGTATGTCTATTTTCACTTGCAAGGTTTTGGATCCAATCCTAGCAATTATAACattttccaaataaaaaaaaaaaattcctatcACTTGAAATAACTAAAACTCATTCTTgtcttctctttcttcctcCATTTTATCAGTTGGGAGAATAAGGTGAAAACACTTTGAGGTATGAAGATTTTGCCTTTTTAGGTAAAACATAGAATGAGAGAAACAAGAAAATGCTTAAAGATACAAAAAGACAACACCTACATGTATTGAACTatcaattctttttattttctatcgAAAAGATTGAACTTAAAGAATCAGACTTTCTAATTTTCCTATAGAAATACTAAACTTTTAATTAGTATGTCCTATTGAAGGtaacaaataaatacaattatttgttttgtaaaCAAGGTAATTATTATGAGATCTTTTATAGAAAATAGTAAAAGTTTAGTTTCTtttaacaccaaaaaaaaaaaagtttggtctattcaagataaaaatttgaaagttctatcattttaattgaaaaaaattaattttgataatttcaatCGAAAAAATATCGTAGCCTTCTAATACAATGCCTCGATTAAGCTTCTATTTGTTAAAACATTTTTTGCCAAAGTGAAATATACTTTGACCAAGTGAAAAATTGAGGATTATTTGTATTGGGTCCAACTTAACTTGTAAATCTAACTTGTTTGCTAAATTGAAGATGAAGGTGTATTATAGGTTGAGTAAGGACATACAATTGTTGTTGCATGGCTGAAATATAGTATTCACTTTACTAAAAATCAAGAATCACAATCGACATCATATGATTTGTTCAAGCATAATTGCTGAACTTGAGATAATAGATTTTAGTGACTAGTTTGTTGACCTAAAAAATTAGgtcaattcaaacttgttcaccAGAGTGAAAGGAAAAATTGATTCGATAGAATCTTAGCCCGTTAGGAAGTCCAATAAGACTTGTTGAGTTTAATAGAAAGGGTTGTTGGCTTGAGGAAAGCAGTGTAAGCGATTTATTTAACAAAGCCCATGTTAAATGAATAATTCATTAAAACGATTTTGGAAAAGGATAACAGGACTAAAGACAACAATTTCTGTTACTAGTATCAAAATCTTTGGATTGTACTGCATCAAAAGAAAAGGTTATACATTCTTGAAGAAGTTTTACCTTTCGAGCTTGATTTAGATATCACCTAAGAACAAAAGGATGTTTTTAATAAGTACCTGGATGACTTTATCGATGTCTAGTGCCTTATGTTAGCATTGATGACACTTGAATTACAAAAGCAACATAAGGATATGGATCCACCATCCATTCTTCTTCACCTCCATGAGATGTTCACAACTTGTGCAATATATGAGAAATATCAAGTGCCTACAACATTGTATTGGTGCAAAATGGATGGGGGAGACCAAGTGGACCCTCATGTAGTAGGTGCTTTAAGAGGTTAGCATCATTGGGTGTGATCATGGACAATAACTTGGTGATTAAACTTGTCTTGTAGTCCTTTCTGGACTCATATGGGACATTCATCATAAATTACCTATaggatattattatattagtttgCCCATTGTACTTAtgtcaaaattaaagaattgttattatattctattagtttctagaaatttaatttttgtatttacatGAGACAaggaaatatattatttctcGATTACTAATGGTGTTATAGctattagtttgaataatattctttatggaactactaaatttattaatgactTGTATGTTCTTAATCTAGATAATAAACTACttagtattgataataaatgaatgaaacaatttgattcaaaaactacatatttaTGGTATTATAGGCTTGATCACATAGGACTAAAACACATTTCAAAACTCTATAAAGATAGAGTTTTACGATCATTTGACCATTAGTTTTAAGATGAATGCAAATCATGTCTATTGGAAAAAATATCCAAGTTACCCTTcattgaacaaaataaaaaagcaacTATATTGTTAGACATCATTCATAGTGATGTGCATGGTTCCCTAACAGTGCAAGCCAAATATGAGAATTCTTACTTCGTCATATTTACTAATAACTTTagtagatatgactatgtgttttttatgaaacataAGTCTAAATGCATTGagaattcaaagaatttaagaaagtaATGGAAAAACAGTCAAGAAAAAGGATAAAGATCCTTTGAAGTGATCGAGGAGGTGAATACCTTACTTCTAAACTCAAAGAATATGTAAAGGAGCATAAAAAAGTGTCTCAATTTACTTCTCTTGGTACACCATAATATAATGCTGTATTTAAATAGATGTATCAAACCTTGATAGATATGATCAGGTACATAATAAGCTTTATTGACTTATCCATGTCATTCTAAGGCTACGCCATAGAAACAATAGTCTACATACTGAACAGTGGCCCTTCAAAATATGTGGACATAACTCTTTACAAGTTATGGATTGGACAAAAGCCCATTTTACAATATCCAAAATTTTGGAACAATGAAGCTtttgtcaagaaattgacttccaACAAACTAAGTTCCAAATCTAAAACATATATCTTTGTGAGG includes these proteins:
- the LOC123196423 gene encoding zinc finger BED domain-containing protein RICESLEEPER 1-like codes for the protein MELAGKKMDQIQKGKKQISEGMNCLRDLVKRYSQIPEKAGRVSEIMTYFQYLQQQIQEIESVAQKGGAPVSFNVYRADLRRRQKITQIREQDANFEPTLNQGIDLLINQEGDCSSSSKRKRWSNVWEHFTKYVGKDEKEWAQCKHCKKEFVQLSKSEITHLNNHLESCLGLRNPAGLIDKTEKVSVIDQELNDSNLVRRIIKYGLNGITDDILNVYEQENDKLHKYLDKLPGSVNVTIEREGIHFPVWYVTIWSIDDNWELKKRTIHLENDDMKKRIIHTDGMGGLNENPLKHLFQDWNIDKRSLSMHVDDTGKLDVTKFDKWLHERASLPCIGIYRRCYTFLVDFEGKVIDELLKNEIEIFTKVWDLRCYCLTSSNKYMYELAVETVSMGIKGASIFFGSFTLYYDLLDWIMRNKEAFCEFEHTDPDFKSIGFDWDDATSLHSFMVVLKDMENDIEELLESECESKLANECFPIIYHFFSKLLRFKKTENQYFRLAALRCRECFDEYCGNSKMLYVITVILDPRFKVDIVEHFYKEIYDNEADFHFKKIFDSVVNIYNDYAKDVKSMGRAYAFSQHANEFVSTKSEFDRYLQDSRVPLYEEFDILEWWCVNSPTYPILATMARDFLSIPIVKWIESVSHRVECEIEDIYTSKLDVELKRALICLKIWLNYPVNLE